The genomic DNA GAGCAGACTGGTATGAGGTTTTTGTGATATTCAGTTGCTAAATCTGAAGAAAAAAACCTAACAATTCGGTGAGCACCTTACCTTGGAGGCATTTCCTCGAGCGGTTGTTGGGCGTTGTTCATGTTGACACCCACTCCGGCTATTGGGTTGGTGGTTCAAAGAATTGAGAATGGCTGCACAGTAAATTTCCAAACGACAAAATCTTAACAGCAGAGAATCACCAAGACCTTGCGCCAAATCAATCAACGGAAGAAACCTATTTTTCAACTGAGCAGACCTTGCGCAAGGAAGGAAGGCAATCCATGATCCATCACAGCCTCCACACAACAAATCACATTAGGAATGGCGGAtgcaaggagaggaggagaggaattGCGCACACGATTCTGATGGCCGCCTGATTGGCACAGATTCGGATCGAAGACCAAGGACTCCAAGGGATGGTGGGCGAACCGGCTGAGCGTCAGTCGAAGGCGAGGCGACAGGGGAAGAAAGGAACGCAGACTGCAGACACCTCGCCGACGTACAGGGAAAACAAATGCCAGGCCGTCGTCCGCGGCACGCAAGCTCCATCTAAAAGGAAGAAGCCCATACctcagcgcggcggcgacgcaagcagcagaggaggagaggCCCACGCGCGCACGGAAGGACCGGTCACCCACGTCCGGCGACCGGGCAATGacgcaacggcggcggcgggggtgggagcGGGGACCTTACTGGGGGAGGTCGCATCCGGTCGCAAGGGGACGCGACACCATCCCCTTGCGATCGTGCGGCGCGCGGCGTAGGGGTGACGTGTCGAGGCCCTCCTTGGGCGCCTCCGCTCCAACATTGGAGGATTCTAATGAAAGCAACGGCCCATGCATGGGGGCTCTGCTGCTGACTGCGCCTGCGCCCATCTCCTGATTGCTGGCTGCGCGGCATGCATGCCCCCGAGCGTCGCCCGTAACGTGTAACCATGCCCCGGCAACGTGGGCATGTTTGGTTGCAGCCTAGTTTGCCTGGATAGATCGTCGCCTGTGATAtgtttggtttgaattttggatAGCTGCCTATACCAGGCAGTTGCTTCCTCAACCCAGCTTTTCTACCTGTTGCTTGAGCTCTAATTACTGTTATTTCTCGATTTTTGTGCACCAGGCAGCTGCTTCCTCCACCAGGCCAACAAAAACAAGTGCCTGGGCGTTGCTAGTTGCTGCCTGAGCTTTAATTAGTGTCATTACTCAATGCTTACTTCAGGCTCCAACCAAACGGTTCACTCTACCACTGCCTGACCATGCAAAATGGGACACGTTCGCAGACAACTTGCTGCCTGAGCTTTAATTAGTGTCATTACTCGATGCTTACTCCAGACTCCAACCAAACAGTTCATTTTACCACCTGCCTGACCATGCAAAATGGGACACAGGCAACTTGCAGGCAGCATATGCTCCGAGGCAAATCATCCGAACATGCCCTGTGTACGTGCGAGTGCTTCGCTTCGCGCGGCTGCGCCCGTCGCCTGCGCGCCTGAAACCTGATGGCTGGTGCTGGAGCAAAAGTTCCTGCGCGTGCAGATGCAGAGCGTGCTTTTTTATTGCTGGATGGATCGATGCGTATGGCCATGCATGGTGTTTTTTTTCTCGTTTGGTTCAGAACTTTTTCGTCCCTGAGGATCGGATGTGCTGCCGGACCTGGACAGGGAAGAAGTAGGTGATGTACATTTTGAGTTTTTGACGACGAAATAAAATTGAATGCAGGAGTATGCAGTGGCACATACTACAGACATGGAGTATGATGTAGTGGCCCATATGCGCATGGACCGAGACTCTACCCCGACCCAGGCTGTGCGCTGGAAATATTTCTTTCGTCTTTTGCGTGCTCCAATAATTTCCTGACGAGGAGAGGAGAGATAGGACGAGGACCACTGCCTCCGACTGCTCCGGGCCGGCCCCACGTGTCAGGACCAGGCTAGTCTTTCGAATATGGGCCCTTTTCTCCAGCTACGATCTCGCTTTGAGCCTCCCCCTCCCCGTCTTTCTGCCGAGCCGTCATTTTCGCAGCTGAATCTGTTGCCAACTGTACTAAATTTCATCTCTCCCCAGTCCCTTTCTTGAACACCAGAAATATAGGACTTGTTTGGATCTGTAAGATAAATTTTAATTCTgcacttttagctcaaaattaGCTCTGGAGATCCAAACAGGTGGGCAAAAAGGGACCAAGAACTAAACTTTGGACTAAAATTTTTAGCCTCCAAAGAGGCcctaaaaggggctaaaagtgctcCTGGATGCCACTTTCCTCTCCttacccccttctctctcctccccgcactcTCTCTTTCTgcactctctctccctccccgcaTGCTCCGCCCAGCCTCGCCTCCttcgcccgacgccgccgcctcgccggccccgccacctccgcctcgcctcgccggccccgccgcctccgctcgacctcacggcgccgccacctcctcctccacctccgccttgctcccgccgccgccggccacctcctcctccgcctccgccttgccgccccccccccctcgccgccaccgccgggcaCCTCCTTCTCCACCTCtgcctcgcccccgccgccacctcctctgccgctgcctcgaccccgccgccgccagcctcgaTGCCGCCGGCCGTCGGATCTGGGGGCCAtcgggcggcgcaggaggaggacgaggagggaaGGCCACCGTGGTAGCGCTGTACTCTCTCCACGTCTCGGTTGATGGCGAGCTCACGTTGGCCGTCGGTGACACCGCGTGGCCGCCCGCGTCCGGGGGGGCTCCTCCCTCGCCGTCGAGGACTCCGCCATGTGGGTCACCATCGACAGCGAGAAGGCACTCCAGGTGCGCCTCCCCTCTCGCCCGAGGTCTCCTCCGGCGCCGTCGGCGCAGTCCCTGGGCGGCGGCACCTCCATCCCTTCGCGCCCTTCTCCCGCTCCgacaagctgggctgcatcacCGATTGGACGCGCAATCCGGTAGAGGCGGGGGAGAAGTGGGGACACGAGGGAGAAAATGGGGGCGAGCGAGCGAGAACGACGAAGAAGCTGGAGAAGATGCTCGGGCTCTAGAGAGAGAAATGGGTGAGGGTAAATCAGTCTTTGTTTGTCGAAAAATTAAAGTTTagctcatggatccaaacaggtgaACAGAACTAAAATTtaaaggctaaagtttagaagCTAAAATATAGCTCATGAACGAGTAATCCAAACCCCACCGTAACCTTGCCGCCGCAAAGCTCGATCggcagctgagctgagctgagctgtgCTGCACGCGTTCGTTCGTTATCCGCTCCCCGCGCGCCCGTCCGCGGCAAAAAGTTCCCTGAAACTTTCCAACTCCGTAGTCCGTAGCTTTTTACCGCACTGCACGGACACAGGCACACAGCAGCAGGCCAGGCAGCACAGCACTCGATCgggagcccggactcggcgtgGTCGAAGGCgacgcgcgggcgcggccgccatCATATCGAGCGCCGTGCGCGGTGGTGCGCTCCGAATCCTCTTTTGGATTTATTCAGGTTTATTCTTCGTTAAAATACAATTAATCAATAAATTACAAAGGTTCATTTCAATGCTAAGAGTGAAGTGTATATGCGGTAGCATGCAGAATATAAAGTCATGCAATTGCTGGTTTGATTAATGTGCATGTAACACAAGCCATAAGGTGCATGCAAATGCGTTGGCAGCATTGGAGTTTTTTTGGTGCATGTGTTGCAAGCCATGAGGTACATGCAAGGTTGATGCACTAAGGGGGTGTTGGGATACcaaaggctaaactttagcactgtcacgtcggatgttcggatgctaattaggaggattaaacatgagctaattacaaaactaatagcagaacccctaggctaaatcacgagacgaatctattaagcctaattaatccatcattagcgaatggttactgtagcacaacattgtcaaatcatgaactaattaggcttaatagattcgtctcacgatttagcctagaggttgtgcaattagttttgtaattaaactacgtttaatactcctaattagtgtccaaaatacgatgtgacaggggctaaaatttagcccctgtcttccaaacaccccctaagtactAATCGCTTCCGTTGCAAAAGTGAAAAGCCATGCAGTCTTCCTGCGTTTCTTATAAAGAATGGTGCTTGACCTTAGAAAAAAACAGACTTCCACTTTTAGGTAGTTGCTGCATTCAGTCTGTATCCTCATCTCGGCACTCGCGTGCACTAGTGTTGGGAGGGCAGGCCTCCGAACTGCAGCTTCTACATCGAAAGTGAAGGCGGGGGTTTGGTTCCACAGACTTAtttttagtacccgtcacatcgaatgtttagatactaattaggagtattaaacgtagactatttacaaaatccattacataagtggaggctaaacggcgagacgaatctattaagcctaattagtccatgatttgacaatgtgttgctacagtattaaacatagactatttaggGAGCGTATCTGCGTGAATGCTCGTTGCGCACCTCTTCTTACTTACAGTGAACATCTGCACAGCATCAACTTTGATCGACTACATCGAATAGACTCGAAATGTCCAGTAACAACGTATTTGGTGCCTCTGCACTGGCCCCGCTGCATGGTACCCTCTCACGAACTTTGTGTTTCattatttgttttttattaTTTCCATCATATACTTTATGTTCATTGCTATAGATACAAATGTTTATGCTCCTATTTATGGTcatattttatttaatatttggaattaaaataaactcctccccttctccgcATCGATCGACCTCGCCGTCCGGGCCTCCGGCCGGCCCTGACCGGCGCAGGCGTGTGCATGCATGCCGCGGGCGTGTTTGGCAGCGCTGGCTCTTTTGGTGGCCTGACAGGCaccgcggcagcggcagcgccatGCGACTTTGTCTCTTGCACTGCCGTCGCATCAGCAACCGCTCGCTGCTCCCCGGTCGAGACTCGAGACTACCCCCTGCTGCTGGGCCGTACGTTTGGTAAAAGTTAAAGCTAGCGAGCTCGCAGCTACAGCGAGAGATAGTACTACGTACAGTCAGGTACATGTAAATGTAAAATCTACATGTGCTTTTACCTATCCGGGTCGATCGAGCAGCGGAGGCGGGCTACATGCATGCATCTCTTCTCCTACGTACGTGTACGGCCGGCGgtctttagttttttttttttaccgagacATAAACAAGTGCGCTAATTGGACACATCGACCAGACCAGGCCGCTGGATCCAGTCTTAATTTGGTTCAAGTACATGGCTTGACATGTGATCGCACTGCTGATAGATGCATGAGAGCTAGCACCTTCTTCCTCTCACTGATCAGCTAGCCACCGCCGCAAACTAATTATATTTGCATATACATTACCGACAtgagataaaaatgcaagaagCATCATCAGATAAACACTACGACGGTTGACGCGGCGTGCCCTCAAGATACTCCGATACAATAATGCAAGAAGAAAGCATCATCAGGTTCCATATTGACCAATAACCTGCAGGTTCAGGTAATTCTTATGTAAAATGGATACTTATCCCTTATACCTAAAAACAGCCAAAAAAAACTACTCCAACTATATGGATTGCTATTTTCTAAGCTATGACCTAGATATACCGATCCATATGCCAATCCAACACTGTTTTGCTATTTTCTTCTCCGCACGCGGGAGAGCTCAACCACCAACGCGAGGAAGTTTCCATGCCGACCCGCCGCCTGCTCTATCGGCTCCGGCCGCCAGCACCTCGCCAGAAACCGTCGCCGACCACATCACCTGCACAGAGGCGCAACCACGAAGGTTCATCCTTACCTCCGGCGCTGAACGTCGCCACCGCCATGCTCCGgccaccggcgcgccgccggccacggcccCGCAACGCGCCTCCAACCGCGCCGCCAGACGCAACCCCGTGCAGCGCGGCCGGCCACGGCCCCGCTCCGCCGAATCGTCGTCCTCCCCGTCCCATGACGGCCGCCACCCTCCTTATCCTCCGCGGCTGCCCTCCATGGCGAAGAGGAGAGGCGAGGGGCGGGCCATCGGTGTGCCGCCAGAATCGTCGAGGTCAAGCCTTGCCGAGGGtgcgggcgagctccgcggcGTGGGCGAGCTTGATCCCGTCCACCCAAGGCCGACGCCGCTCGAGACAAGGGTGCTGGAGCCCCTCTTCTTGAGCGAAGGTGGCTGGAGGCGGAGGGGATGTGGATCAGAGCGGAGATGGAGATATGGCTCGATTTGGGGGTGGAGGGTGGCTGCCGGCTCGAGATCTCGCCGGGCATTGGtcgcgaggaggcggagccgggtgtggggagggaaggagaaggaggaggccgcgggGAGGGGATGAGGAGGTGGCGGCCGCGAGGAGGGGAGCGGAGGAACGGCAATGGCGAGATGCAAATCGGCGGCGTCAGGTTGACCGTGCCCCGTGCGGGAGGGGATTTTCACCCTGCAAGTAGTTTGTGCAAAAAGATCCTCAATGTATCTTATAATTTTCGGTAGATTTTCTGTGTCTTGGATTGTTTACCGAAAACCCCTAGAACTTCAGAGTATTTGCAAAAAGCTTTATAGGTACCTAAAGAAGAGCACAAAATTTTCTTGAAGTTCTTCTCTCGATGCTCTTACGAGCATGTATGTAGTGTCAACAGTAGTCAGTACTGTACATGGTAGTATGCACGCATACTGCTACAAAAGGCTGGTGTGGTGATATATATGGGCACACATAAATTAAAGCTGCCAGGGCCGTGCCTGCGCATGGACTAGTTGTCTTGAGCATGGACGCGCTGCCTGGCGAGCTACTCCAACCATCCTGCCGTCTTTTAGCGGCCGGCGGCTTCAGTTTCTGGTTACCCATCAGAGagctgagcagcagcagcagcagctccacgCATCGATCGGTATGACTCATCAAGGAGAGGTGCGTGGCGTCGCAGCTCTTTTCGTGCGTTTTCTTGGAGCGTGTGGCGGCCAAAGGCTGGGGCACTTGTCGCTCTCATGTTCGCTGTTCGTACCAAAGCTATTATTTCGGTGCCCTCCCGGAGTACAGCGTGCTTTGGATGTGTGTGGATTCATGTTGCGGGGGGCCTGAGGCTGCTGCTATGGTGGGTGGTAAACATCTTGTGTTGTGCTGTCCATCATATGTCAGTGGCTCAGTGCTCGTAGTCCTGTAAAATTTGCTGAACGAGAAGTCGATCCAAAAGCGAATGAACATGCGCATATGCTGGTACACGTTAGTTAGGTGCAAAGTTCTGAAAGGCTCGCTTTGACTGACTTCAAGAACGTACGCATGCAGTGACTTTTTAAAAGTACTTGTTTGTTCTGATTTTTGGGAGCACTTGTTAACTGGAAGCATCTTAAATTCTTAAATGATTTTTATCTAGTGTAGTATGGTAAAAATCCAACAAATTAAATATAGGCGAGTATTCTTAGGGCGAGTTTTGTAGAGCTTCGATTCCCACCGAAATGGCTCCGGCTCTGGATCCTTCGATGAAGCAACTTCTTTGGTGGAGCTGAAGCTGTTTTGGAATAACATTTTGTAAAATGACTCCTCCAATTTTCTAATGAATAGATGAGATGCCAAATGTCCACTATACCCTGACTAATTCATTTGAAGGTACATATGCATTTTATATTTTCTCTCAAGTTATACAGTGATCGCATGAGATGAAAATCATAAATAAATAGAATTATAGATTAATCATTAATTCCTCATTTTTTAAATCTTTTTATTCATTTTTCTCTTTCATTTTATCCTTTTactctttttttctattttcttccttttttaatCCCTATCCACGACAACCACCCCATGCCTGTTTCTCCCTACCTTCCTCCCTTCATTTCTTATCCGCCCCCGACGCCTCGCGGGTCCTGCTCCACGGCGGAGCCTCTGCCGCTATCGTTCCCCAACAAATACATCCGTCTAGGCATGCGCTCAGCCTTCCCTCCtccctgatctctcctccccCAAGCTGATCTCCTGCACCATGGATGCAGCCCGCCTTGCCATGATGCAAATGCCTACCCTCCACTTGTGTTGGTTGCGTGGCCGGTGGCTCCATGTGCGGCGAGGGCCGAGGATGACTCCATGGCAGCGATGATTCAGGATCACGTTGTTGTGCTCCTTCCCAGCACCGGTGGTTCCCCATGCGACCGTGCCATGCCACCGCCAGTGAGCCCCATGCCGTTCTTCATCCCCATCGCGCCGCTCTGTCGCATCTCTTCCTCCTGTTGGCACGAACATGCTCTGTCCCTTGCGCATCCCGTCACTCCGCCCGAGGGTAGCATCAGCCTTCAACATCTCGGTTGTTGGAGAAGCCGGAAGAGCCACTATATTTTTGGCTCCTCCCCTCCAATTGATTTTTGGCTCCGGCTCTACGAGGGCTTCACCAACGAAGCTGTTTTGAAAAGAGCCATTTGGTAGGGCTCCTCCATAAGTCAGTGGAAAATCCGGTGGAGGAGCCATACCAAAGAAGTCTTTATATAGCTAATAACATGGCATAACATAATATTCACAAACAGACAATAACAAAAGTTATCTTAACAAACTCGACGGTGGTTTTTGGTGGGCTAATAATGGTAAAGCTTAGAGATAGGTCAACATGTATACTGCTTGCATTGGTTTTCTATTGGAACCTGGGAAAAAGAGAAACTGTACATGAATTTTGACCAACCAACTTTAACCATCTCGCCAATACATATGTGTGTCATAATAGTCAAAACAATGATACGCGGGAAATCACAATATATGCATTTGGAGATGAGCAGCTACTCGATGTCTTAACCATTTCCTTCGGTCCTAGACATGAAAACTTCGCGGTTCGCAAACTGAACTCTCAAATTAAAGAGGTCAGCCTTAGGATCTAAGAAATTTGGAATGCATGAAGCAGAAGGGTTTGCCAAAAATGTTCAGCATTAGTGACAGTGTaaatatagatagatagataaataaataaatacaaCAGTACAACCTTACTACGCATTTAGCACA from Setaria italica strain Yugu1 chromosome VII, Setaria_italica_v2.0, whole genome shotgun sequence includes the following:
- the LOC111257815 gene encoding uncharacterized protein LOC111257815 isoform X1, with the protein product MELACRGRRPGICFPCTSARCLQSAFLSSPVASPSTDAQPVRPPSLGVLGLRSESVPIRRPSESSILNSLNHQPNSRSGCQHEQRPTTARGNASKQRFFMNPLAKLPWIWVRSCSLTLGCWWTASLKHYWS